The bacterium DNA window TATATTGTCAGGAAAAGGGACATTTTCCCGGCAATCATATACAAGGGGGAGGTGGATGCAGACTGCAATCCAAGGCTTTCCGCGCCTGGGCGCGGAGCGCGAGCTGAAATTCGCTCTCGAATCGTTCTGGAAAGGTGAGATAGATTCCGCCGGGCTGGAGCGCCGCGCCGCCGCACTTCGCAAGCAGAACTACGAGTTCCTGGCCGCGGCCGGGCTGGATTTAATCCCGGTGGGCGATTTCTCTTTCTACGACCGCATGCTCGACACGGCGGTGATGGTGGGTGCGGTGCCGCCGCGTTTTGCCGGGGCGGCACCGGGCCTGGAGCTGTATTTCCGGATGGCCCGCGGCGGGGCCACGGAAAGCGGCAACATCCATCCCTTGAGCATGCTCAAGTGGTTCAACACCAACTACCACTATCTGGTCCCAGAGTTCAGCCACGGCGAGAGTTTCCGCCTGGCGGACCGCACTCTGCTGCGTCTGGTGGATGAGGCCCTGGCCCTGGGGGTCAAGGCCATGCCGGCGCTGATCGGGCCGGTGACTTTCCTGCGGCTGGGGCGCTCGACCGATGGAGTGGAGCCGCTGGCCCTGCTGGAGGCCCTTCTGCCGGTGTACGAGCAGGTGGTCGCCGAGCTGGCCGCGCGGGGCGTGGAGTGGATCCAGCTCGATGAACCCTGGTTCGCGGGTGAGGCCACGGAGCGCGACCGCAAGGCCCTGGCCCTGGCCTGCGCCCGTCTTAAAAGCACCGCCGGCAACGCCCGTCTGGTCGTCCAGACCTATTTCGACAGTGTGGGCGACAATTTCGCGGCCCTGGCCGCTCTTCCGGTGGACGGCCTGGGGCTGGATTTCGTACACGGGCCCGAGAACCTTGACCTGCTCGAAAAGCACAGCCTGCCCAAGGACAAGAAACTGTTCGCCGGGGTGGTGGATGGGCGCAATATCTGGGTGCTGGACACGGAGAAAGCCCTCGGCCTGGTCGATAGGCTCAAGGCCCTCGTGGGCGCGGAGCGCCTGGTGCTGGCAAGCTCCTGCTCACTGCAGCACGTGCCGGTGACAGTGGAGCCGGAGCGCCACCTGCCGGAGGAGGTGTTCAACCTTCTGGCGTTCGCGCGCGAGAAAGTGCAGGAGTTGGTGGCCCTGGCCCGGACTGTGGATGGAAACGCCTCGGCCCAGGACAAGGCCCGTCTGGACAGTGCCGCGGCGGCGCGGAAAGTGAGCACGATAAGCAAGCTGCGTGTGGCCCCGGAGGTGCGCTCACGTGTGTCCGGCCTGACCGAGGCCAGTTTCAGCCGCGGGCTGCCCTACGACCAGCGCCGCCCCTTACAGCAGAAAAAGCTGGGTCTGCCGCTTTTGCCCACCACCACGATCGGCTCGTTCCCCCAGACCTCGGACATACGCCGTCTGCGCGCCCGCCTGCGCAAGGGCGAGCTGACCGGGGCGCAGTATGTGGAGGCGCTGCGGAACGATATCCGCTCGCTGGTGAAATTCCAGGAGGAGGTGGGTCTGGACGTGCTGGTGCACGGCGAGTTCGAGCGCAACGATATGGTGGAGTATTTCGGCGAGCAGTTGGGGGGCTATTT harbors:
- the metE gene encoding 5-methyltetrahydropteroyltriglutamate--homocysteine S-methyltransferase encodes the protein MQTAIQGFPRLGAERELKFALESFWKGEIDSAGLERRAAALRKQNYEFLAAAGLDLIPVGDFSFYDRMLDTAVMVGAVPPRFAGAAPGLELYFRMARGGATESGNIHPLSMLKWFNTNYHYLVPEFSHGESFRLADRTLLRLVDEALALGVKAMPALIGPVTFLRLGRSTDGVEPLALLEALLPVYEQVVAELAARGVEWIQLDEPWFAGEATERDRKALALACARLKSTAGNARLVVQTYFDSVGDNFAALAALPVDGLGLDFVHGPENLDLLEKHSLPKDKKLFAGVVDGRNIWVLDTEKALGLVDRLKALVGAERLVLASSCSLQHVPVTVEPERHLPEEVFNLLAFAREKVQELVALARTVDGNASAQDKARLDSAAAARKVSTISKLRVAPEVRSRVSGLTEASFSRGLPYDQRRPLQQKKLGLPLLPTTTIGSFPQTSDIRRLRARLRKGELTGAQYVEALRNDIRSLVKFQEEVGLDVLVHGEFERNDMVEYFGEQLGGYFFTRNGWVISYGSRGVKPPVIYGDIRRAAPMTVEWSAFAQSLTQRPMKGMLTGPVTMLNWSFVRDDISRREVTFQLALAIRDETVDLESAGIGVIQVDEPALREGLPLRKAKQADYLAWAVDAFRLTAAGVRPETQVHSHMCYSDFNTIIADIIRMDADVISIENSRAGGQLLKVFRDREYPSEIGPGIWDIHSPLVPEQEEIEHRLDEIAAVLPLERLWVNPDCGLKTRSWQEVTPSLRHMVDAAVSRRERAAHGGGGH